The genomic stretch ACGCAGCATGGAGCGAATGTCCGCTTTCGGCAGAGGCTTCCGATTTGGATCTGCCAGGTCGATTCGCGCATTTACCCAAGAGCCTTCCTCGACGACTGAAGCAAAGAGACGAAGTTGATTGCAGGTGCGAGCAAGTTCTCCTTTAAGGCGATCCTGACCTAATGCAGTCTCAAGAGCTGTGCGATCGATGAGTTCCTGTCCAAGAGCTTCGATCGCACTGGCGACCTGCTTCAGCAGACTTGCCTTCTGCTTCCCTGTCCATCGGCGATAGCTTCGAAAGGCTGACTTGGCGAGTCTTGCTGCTCGGTCGACATCCGCGGCATCGGTTCGGTGGAAATCAGGAGGAACGGTTTGGCCGGTCAGAGGATTCATCGCCCGAAAGGGAGTCCCATTTCGGGAGGCAGCTTCAAAGCCGATGAGCGATTCTCCGCGAAGGTCCATGTTGTCTCTTCTCAGCGCTGCAGCGCTGCAGCGGCGCTCGATCCTGCGGTGACTTTGGGTCGATTGGCGAGCGCCTGCTTCACAATTGCGCGGGTCTCCTCCAACTCCTTTCCGACTAGCTGAAGGCGCGGCGGACGCACTCGACTGTTTCCCATGCCGACGATCTCTTGCACCAGCTTGATGAGCTGAACAAATTTGGGAACTGTATCCATGCGCAGCAGCGGCAGGAACCAGTAATAGAGTTCGAGCGCTTTTTCGCGATCGCCTTTCGTCGCGTACTCGAAAAGATCCACCGACTCACGTGGAAGTGCATTTACTAACCCCGCGATCCAGCCGACGGCGCCTACACCAAGTGCCTCTACGATCGCGTCATCAACTCCGACAAAGACTTGCATTCCGCCATTCAGCAAGGCCCGAATGGCACTCACGCGACGAACATCGGCGCTGGATTCTTTTACAGCATGCAGATTCGAATGCTCGGCAGCAAGCTGAGCAATCTGCTCAGGTAAGAAATCCGTGCCGTAGGCAATCGGATTGTTGTAGAGCATCGTCGAGAGCGGAGTTGCCCGCAGGACCGCGGAGAT from Terriglobales bacterium encodes the following:
- a CDS encoding dihydrodipicolinate synthase family protein, whose translation is MKWRGVMPAITTCFDESLRVDHGFLAEHCRWLIDNGCTGIVALGSLGEGATLSFDEKLAVVRTCINAVRGRAPVVASISSLSTAESVALAKGAADLGCDALMVLPPYVYQGDAREMMAHISAVLRATPLSTMLYNNPIAYGTDFLPEQIAQLAAEHSNLHAVKESSADVRRVSAIRALLNGGMQVFVGVDDAIVEALGVGAVGWIAGLVNALPRESVDLFEYATKGDREKALELYYWFLPLLRMDTVPKFVQLIKLVQEIVGMGNSRVRPPRLQLVGKELEETRAIVKQALANRPKVTAGSSAAAALQR